One window of Planktothrix serta PCC 8927 genomic DNA carries:
- a CDS encoding filamentous hemagglutinin N-terminal domain-containing protein — MKLPLVRLSFFKSSILFYLLYSYPTTAQIIPDATLPINSRVVQQGNIHLIEGGTVAGTNLFHSFESFSIPTNGIGFFNNATEIQNIFSRVTGHSISNIDGLIQANGIANLFLINPNGVIFGPNAQLNIGGSFFGSTANSIWFADGLEFSATNPQITPLLSINVPLGLQYGTNPGRIMVQGSGHNLSQQQQPPGDIIRENRPDGLQVKDGQTLALVGGEVILQGGNLTAEGGRIEIGSVGSNSYVTLTHPGWVLGYEMVQNFQDITLRQAASVDVSGAASGNIQAQGRRLTLRDGSTFLALKTGDDSAGSITVKTSELVEAIGITPIDNLIPSGLLTVVSSTGTGIGGNIKIETGQLILQEGAQIGAGTRGEGQGGTLTVKAGELIDISGTQPNPRFPTGLFTNVQPGIRGNGGDXPFSAGLFHSQNLRSLNL; from the coding sequence ATGAAATTGCCTCTCGTTCGCCTTTCGTTTTTCAAGAGCAGTATCCTTTTTTACCTGTTGTATTCCTACCCAACAACAGCCCAAATTATCCCAGATGCTACTTTACCCATAAATTCCAGGGTGGTACAACAGGGTAATATTCATCTTATTGAGGGAGGAACTGTCGCGGGAACAAATTTATTTCATAGTTTTGAGTCGTTTTCTATTCCGACAAATGGGATCGGATTTTTCAATAATGCCACTGAGATTCAAAATATTTTTAGTCGGGTAACAGGTCATTCAATCTCGAATATTGATGGGTTAATTCAAGCTAACGGTATCGCTAACTTATTTTTAATTAATCCCAATGGCGTGATATTTGGGCCGAATGCTCAGTTAAATATTGGAGGTTCATTTTTCGGGAGTACCGCTAATAGTATTTGGTTTGCGGATGGCTTAGAATTTAGCGCTACAAATCCTCAAATTACCCCTTTACTGAGTATCAATGTTCCGCTTGGCTTACAATACGGCACAAACCCAGGAAGAATTATGGTGCAAGGGTCAGGTCATAATCTCAGTCAACAGCAGCAACCACCTGGAGACATTATCCGAGAAAATAGACCTGATGGGCTGCAAGTGAAAGATGGTCAAACTTTGGCACTGGTTGGCGGTGAGGTGATTTTACAGGGAGGAAATCTCACGGCTGAAGGGGGACGAATTGAAATAGGGAGTGTGGGTTCTAACAGTTATGTCACCTTAACTCACCCCGGTTGGGTGTTAGGTTATGAAATGGTACAAAATTTTCAGGACATTACTCTCCGACAAGCGGCTTCTGTGGATGTGAGTGGTGCTGCGAGTGGCAATATTCAGGCGCAGGGAAGAAGGTTGACACTCAGGGATGGGTCAACTTTTTTAGCACTGAAGACAGGCGATGATTCGGCTGGAAGCATTACTGTAAAAACATCTGAGCTAGTAGAAGCCATTGGAATTACGCCCATTGACAATCTCATTCCGAGTGGGTTATTAACGGTTGTTAGTTCGACAGGAACAGGAATTGGCGGAAATATTAAGATCGAAACGGGACAGTTAATTCTTCAAGAAGGAGCGCAAATTGGTGCGGGTACAAGAGGGGAGGGTCAAGGGGGAACGTTAACGGTTAAGGCGGGTGAGTTAATAGATATCAGTGGAACTCAACCGAATCCTAGATTTCCCACAGGTCTTTTTACCAATGTCCAGCCTGGAATTCGGGGAAATGGGGGTGATTNTCCCTTTTCCGCAGGGCTGTTTCATTCTCAAAATTTGCGATCGCTAAACCTTTGA
- a CDS encoding S-layer family protein yields the protein MLIKASESVEVSGFAPESLSVSGIVTNVISPDATGNGGNLTIETRRLMVQDGAIVSVNTFGGGNSGSLTVRASESVELRGTRFNTRVSSGLLAGVVREDAKGGAGNITVETGRLTVQDGATITVSSENLQPAGTLKITADSINLENLGSISADTQAGGGSIELRSPILTLNNSRITTNATGGDSGGDINLQGQLLFLENNSTLTTNALGSNATGGNINLNLNNGFLVGLENSDITANAEQSRGGQIAINAQGIFGATPRTRAQLQTSLKTEEADALDPRQLPTSDITAISQQGGPQLEGIVTVNTPDFDPSSGLVELPVDVLDPTQLIARGCPATRGNSFTVTGRGGLPTLPTEPLHTNNIISVDWVTDNPLDQPENRQNLTSQPLEHHPLVEATGWMINDKNQVVLVASKPTATMNNFSPIPESCLKK from the coding sequence TTGTTAATCAAAGCGTCTGAGTCGGTAGAAGTGAGTGGTTTTGCACCGGAAAGTCTGTCGGTGAGTGGGATAGTGACCAATGTGATCTCACCCGATGCTACGGGAAATGGGGGGAATTTAACGATTGAAACGAGGCGCTTAATGGTTCAAGATGGAGCCATCGTGTCGGTCAATACCTTTGGTGGCGGGAATTCGGGAAGTTTGACGGTTAGAGCGTCGGAATCGGTGGAATTACGAGGAACCAGATTCAATACCCGGGTTTCGAGTGGTTTATTAGCGGGTGTGGTCAGAGAAGATGCAAAAGGAGGTGCTGGTAATATTACGGTTGAAACAGGTCGTTTAACGGTTCAAGATGGTGCCACGATAACAGTTAGTAGTGAGAATTTGCAACCTGCTGGAACACTGAAGATTACGGCTGATTCGATTAATTTAGAGAACTTGGGAAGTATTAGCGCCGATACTCAAGCGGGTGGGGGAAGTATTGAATTGCGATCGCCTATTCTCACCCTTAATAATAGCCGTATTACGACTAATGCAACCGGGGGTGACAGTGGCGGCGATATCAACCTTCAAGGACAATTATTATTTCTAGAAAATAACAGTACCCTCACCACCAATGCGTTAGGAAGTAATGCGACGGGTGGTAATATTAATTTAAACCTAAATAACGGCTTTTTAGTGGGTTTAGAAAATAGCGATATTACTGCGAATGCTGAACAAAGTAGAGGGGGTCAAATTGCGATTAACGCACAAGGTATTTTTGGCGCAACTCCTCGCACCAGAGCACAATTACAAACATCATTAAAAACTGAAGAAGCCGATGCTCTCGACCCTCGACAATTACCAACAAGTGACATCACGGCTATTTCCCAACAAGGAGGCCCTCAATTAGAAGGAATTGTAACCGTTAACACGCCAGATTTTGACCCCAGTTCGGGATTAGTTGAATTACCCGTTGATGTTCTTGATCCGACGCAATTAATTGCGAGAGGTTGTCCGGCGACTAGAGGCAATTCTTTTACTGTTACTGGACGTGGCGGTTTACCAACTTTACCGACAGAACCCCTCCATACTAATAATATTATATCCGTTGATTGGGTAACAGACAATCCCTTAGATCAACCCGAAAATCGACAAAATCTGACTTCACAACCCCTTGAGCATCATCCCCTTGTGGAAGCTACAGGTTGGATGATTAATGATAAGAATCAAGTCGTATTAGTGGCTTCTAAACCTACCGCTACAATGAATAATTTTTCCCCAATTCCTGAGTCTTGCTTAAAAAAATAA